In Carnobacterium sp. CP1, the following are encoded in one genomic region:
- the hslV gene encoding ATP-dependent protease subunit HslV codes for MTTFHATTIFAIQHNGSCAMSGDGQVTMGESVIMKGTARKVRRIYNGEVLVGFAGSVADAFTLEEKFEGKLNEYKGNLTRAAVELAQEWRTDRALQKLEALLIVMNKEEMLMVSGSGEVIQPDDGVLAIGSGGNFALAAGRALKKHGDHLTAAEIAQESLNVAADICVFTNHNIIVEEL; via the coding sequence ATGACAACATTTCACGCAACAACGATCTTTGCGATCCAACACAACGGCTCTTGTGCAATGTCTGGCGATGGCCAAGTGACAATGGGCGAAAGTGTGATCATGAAAGGAACGGCTCGTAAAGTACGCCGCATCTATAATGGAGAAGTACTAGTTGGGTTTGCCGGAAGTGTAGCAGACGCGTTTACTTTAGAAGAAAAATTCGAAGGAAAATTAAACGAATACAAAGGCAATCTAACTCGTGCAGCAGTTGAACTTGCGCAAGAATGGCGGACTGACCGAGCTCTTCAAAAATTAGAAGCCTTGCTGATTGTCATGAACAAAGAAGAGATGTTAATGGTTTCAGGAAGTGGGGAAGTCATCCAACCAGATGATGGTGTCTTAGCGATTGGATCAGGTGGAAACTTTGCACTTGCAGCAGGACGAGCTTTAAAAAAACACGGAGATCATTTAACAGCTGCTGAAATTGCACAAGAGAGTTTAAATGTAGCTGCCGATATTTGTGTCTTTACCAACCATAATATTATTGTCGAAGAATTATAA
- the topA gene encoding type I DNA topoisomerase → MAYKYLVIVESPAKAKTIEKYLGKNYKVVASLGHIRDLPKSRMAIDVENNYEPEYISIRGKGPLIKELKGYAKKAEKVFLAADPDREGEAIAWHLSFLLGLDSEAKNRVVFNEITKEAVKGAFKEPRSIDMELVNSQQARRILDRLVGYTISPILWKKVKKGLSAGRVQSIALKLICERETEINEFKPEEYWSIAGNFKKGTKKFKANFYGLNGKKMNLGNAEDVQKVIQEIKGNDFDVTKVTKKERKRNPALPFKTSTLQQEAARKLNFRTQKTMMIAQQLYEGISLGRGGAVGLITYMRTDSTRIAESAKNEVAEYITKEFGPEYSASKPRIAKKSASSQDAHEAIRPSSVMRTPKEIEKHLTKDQYKLYNLIWSRLVASQMTPAVFDTVKVDIVQNAILFRANGSTLKFPGYQKVYVEGTDDGKEEKENILPEMEKGDRVQSVDIEPKQHFTQPPARFSEATLIRTLEENGVGRPSTYAPTLNTIQKRYYVKLQSKRFEPTELGMIVNNLVVEFFPQIVDTHFTAEMEKDLDAVEEGKEKWVNVIDRFYQPFIKEVETAEETIEKIQIKDEPAGFDCELCGHPMVIKLGRYGKFYACSNFPECRNTKAIVKEIGVTCPTCKEGQVIERKSKKNRLFYGCDRYPACEFVSWDKPIGRNCPKCDHYLVEKKTKGKKQVICSHCEYKEEVQ, encoded by the coding sequence TTGGCCTATAAATACCTGGTGATTGTAGAATCGCCTGCGAAAGCAAAAACAATTGAAAAATATTTAGGAAAAAACTACAAAGTTGTTGCTAGTCTAGGTCATATTCGTGACTTGCCAAAAAGCCGCATGGCAATTGATGTAGAAAATAACTATGAACCCGAATACATTTCCATACGTGGAAAAGGGCCTCTAATAAAAGAACTAAAAGGTTACGCTAAAAAGGCTGAAAAAGTTTTCCTCGCAGCTGACCCGGATAGAGAAGGAGAAGCTATCGCATGGCACCTTAGCTTTCTTCTGGGATTAGACAGTGAAGCTAAAAATCGAGTCGTTTTTAATGAAATTACAAAAGAAGCCGTCAAAGGTGCATTTAAAGAACCCCGTTCCATCGATATGGAATTGGTAAACTCACAGCAGGCTCGCCGAATTTTAGACCGTTTAGTAGGCTATACGATTAGCCCTATTTTATGGAAGAAAGTCAAAAAAGGTCTTAGTGCTGGACGAGTTCAATCGATTGCCTTAAAACTTATTTGTGAACGTGAAACAGAGATCAATGAGTTTAAACCAGAAGAATACTGGAGCATTGCTGGGAATTTTAAAAAAGGGACCAAAAAATTCAAAGCCAATTTTTATGGTTTAAACGGCAAAAAAATGAATTTAGGCAATGCTGAGGATGTTCAAAAAGTGATTCAAGAAATCAAAGGCAATGATTTTGACGTTACCAAAGTAACTAAAAAAGAACGCAAACGTAATCCCGCTTTGCCTTTTAAAACAAGTACTCTACAACAAGAAGCTGCACGAAAATTAAATTTCAGAACACAAAAAACCATGATGATCGCTCAGCAGCTTTATGAAGGGATCTCATTGGGGCGTGGCGGAGCCGTTGGTTTGATTACCTATATGCGGACAGATTCTACACGGATCGCTGAATCTGCTAAGAACGAAGTTGCGGAATACATCACTAAAGAGTTTGGACCAGAGTATTCTGCTTCAAAACCCCGTATAGCTAAAAAGTCGGCTAGTTCTCAAGATGCCCATGAAGCTATCCGACCATCAAGCGTGATGCGGACACCTAAAGAAATCGAAAAGCATTTGACAAAGGATCAATATAAACTCTACAATCTTATCTGGTCACGGTTAGTTGCTAGTCAAATGACCCCTGCAGTTTTTGATACAGTAAAAGTTGATATTGTTCAAAATGCCATTCTGTTTAGAGCAAATGGTTCAACACTTAAGTTCCCTGGTTATCAAAAAGTTTATGTGGAAGGAACCGATGACGGGAAAGAAGAAAAAGAAAACATCTTACCCGAGATGGAAAAAGGCGACCGTGTTCAATCGGTTGACATTGAACCGAAACAGCACTTTACTCAACCGCCAGCTCGCTTTTCTGAAGCAACATTGATCCGGACACTGGAAGAAAATGGAGTTGGTCGTCCTTCTACCTATGCTCCAACACTTAATACCATCCAAAAAAGATATTATGTGAAGTTGCAAAGTAAGCGGTTTGAACCAACCGAGTTGGGTATGATCGTCAATAATTTAGTCGTTGAATTTTTCCCGCAAATCGTTGATACTCATTTTACAGCAGAAATGGAAAAAGACTTAGATGCTGTCGAAGAGGGTAAAGAAAAATGGGTGAATGTTATCGATCGTTTCTATCAACCGTTTATTAAAGAAGTTGAAACAGCTGAAGAAACCATTGAAAAAATCCAAATCAAAGATGAACCTGCTGGTTTCGATTGTGAGTTATGTGGCCATCCAATGGTCATCAAACTAGGACGGTATGGTAAGTTTTATGCTTGCAGTAATTTTCCTGAATGCCGCAATACGAAAGCTATCGTCAAAGAAATTGGCGTCACTTGTCCGACATGTAAAGAAGGCCAAGTGATTGAACGGAAATCGAAGAAAAATCGGTTGTTTTATGGTTGTGATCGTTACCCAGCTTGCGAATTCGTTTCATGGGATAAACCGATTGGCAGAAACTGTCCAAAATGCGATCATTATTTAGTTGAAAAGAAAACTAAAGGGAAAAAGCAAGTGATTTGCAGTCACTGTGAGTATAAAGAAGAAGTACAATAA
- the ylqF gene encoding ribosome biogenesis GTPase YlqF, translating to MTTIQWFPGHMAKARRQVTEKLTLVDVIFELVDARIPLSSRNPILDELIGDKPRIVILNKSDLADEALTQKWVSYFNKQGISAVPIVAQEGIGMKKVMSEAKRLLKPKFDRMAAQGRKPRPIRAMSIGIPNVGKSTLINRFVKKNIAKTGNRPGVTKAQQWLRLNKELDLLDTPGILWPKFEDPEVGKKLALTGAIKDTILQLDDIALYGIEVMQQHYPEQLADRYKLTAEEIVLPSPEMLMLITEKRGFREDYSRAAEMIIYEIRSGKVGRYTLDAVPAVSIPEKGAE from the coding sequence ATGACAACGATACAATGGTTTCCAGGCCATATGGCCAAAGCAAGAAGACAAGTGACTGAAAAGTTAACGTTAGTAGATGTTATTTTTGAATTAGTAGATGCTAGGATTCCGCTTTCTAGCCGTAATCCTATTCTGGATGAATTGATTGGCGACAAACCACGGATAGTTATTTTAAATAAAAGCGATTTAGCTGATGAGGCGTTGACTCAAAAATGGGTCAGCTACTTTAATAAACAAGGGATTTCTGCCGTTCCGATAGTTGCGCAAGAAGGTATTGGCATGAAAAAAGTTATGAGTGAAGCTAAGAGATTATTAAAACCTAAATTTGATCGAATGGCTGCTCAAGGCCGAAAACCACGTCCAATCCGGGCGATGAGTATTGGAATACCAAACGTCGGAAAATCTACACTGATCAATCGATTCGTTAAGAAAAATATTGCTAAGACAGGCAATAGACCTGGCGTAACGAAAGCTCAGCAATGGCTAAGATTAAACAAAGAACTTGATTTACTGGATACTCCAGGAATTCTTTGGCCGAAATTTGAAGACCCAGAAGTTGGAAAAAAACTGGCTTTAACAGGAGCGATTAAAGATACTATTTTGCAATTAGATGATATTGCTTTATATGGAATAGAAGTAATGCAGCAGCACTACCCGGAACAATTGGCTGATCGTTATAAGTTAACCGCTGAAGAGATCGTTTTGCCTTCGCCGGAAATGTTGATGCTGATTACCGAAAAAAGAGGATTTAGAGAGGATTATAGCCGTGCTGCGGAGATGATCATCTATGAAATTAGAAGCGGAAAAGTAGGGCGCTATACATTAGATGCGGTTCCTGCAGTATCAATACCAGAAAAAGGGGCAGAGTAA
- the hslU gene encoding ATP-dependent protease ATPase subunit HslU yields MNTLENMTPREIVNELDKYIIGQTEAKKSVAVALRNRYRRLQLDEDLQKEITPKNMLMIGATGVGKTEIARRLATIVKAPFIKVEATKFTEVGYIGRDVESMVRDLVEAAIGLVEKRQYSSVYIQAEKKAIDRLVKILVPGIKKEKKETASGNPFEAMFQNMGMNVGPKHPEEEEEEVTEAISTNRETIKQQIRDGLLDTREVTIEVEENKKAKSSPMNAGLEQMGIDLNETLGAMRPKNKVKRSVTVKEAIEILIQEESEKLVNREDIHSEAIRLAQDSGIIFIDEIDKITSKGSNSGEVSREGVQRDILPIVEGSQVSTKYGTIHTDHILFIASGAFHVSKPSDLIPELQGRFPIRVELDDLTKEDFVKILTEPNNALIKQYVAMLRTDNIDVTFTFEAIEQLADIAYRVNHETDNIGARRLHTILEKLLEDLLFEAPDMQMGEITITKNYVTEKIEHIVEDKDLSRYIL; encoded by the coding sequence ATGAATACATTAGAAAATATGACACCAAGAGAAATTGTGAATGAATTAGACAAGTACATTATTGGCCAGACAGAAGCTAAAAAATCTGTTGCAGTTGCATTGCGCAACCGGTATCGCCGTTTACAATTAGATGAAGACCTGCAAAAAGAAATCACACCAAAAAATATGCTGATGATTGGAGCTACGGGTGTAGGAAAGACGGAGATTGCACGCCGCCTAGCTACAATCGTTAAGGCACCTTTTATTAAAGTTGAAGCAACGAAGTTTACTGAAGTGGGTTATATTGGAAGAGACGTTGAATCAATGGTGCGTGACTTAGTAGAAGCCGCTATTGGATTGGTCGAAAAACGCCAGTATTCAAGCGTTTATATACAAGCCGAGAAAAAAGCTATTGATCGACTGGTTAAAATCTTAGTTCCGGGCATTAAAAAAGAGAAAAAAGAAACGGCATCAGGTAATCCTTTTGAAGCTATGTTCCAAAACATGGGAATGAATGTGGGACCAAAACATCCTGAAGAAGAGGAAGAAGAAGTTACTGAAGCCATCTCGACCAATCGAGAAACCATCAAACAACAAATTCGTGATGGTTTATTGGACACTAGAGAAGTGACGATCGAAGTTGAGGAAAATAAAAAAGCTAAAAGTTCCCCTATGAACGCTGGTCTAGAACAAATGGGAATTGATTTGAATGAAACGTTAGGAGCAATGCGTCCTAAAAATAAAGTGAAACGTTCTGTAACGGTTAAAGAAGCCATTGAAATCTTGATTCAAGAAGAATCAGAAAAATTAGTAAACCGTGAAGACATCCATTCTGAAGCCATTCGTTTGGCGCAAGATTCCGGTATTATTTTTATTGACGAGATTGATAAAATCACATCTAAAGGCAGCAATTCCGGAGAGGTTTCTCGCGAAGGAGTCCAACGAGATATTCTGCCGATCGTTGAAGGATCACAAGTATCGACAAAATACGGTACGATTCATACTGATCATATTTTGTTTATTGCTTCAGGAGCTTTCCATGTTTCGAAACCAAGCGATTTGATTCCTGAATTACAAGGACGTTTTCCAATTCGTGTTGAATTGGATGATTTAACGAAAGAAGATTTTGTTAAAATTTTAACAGAGCCTAATAATGCTTTGATCAAACAATATGTTGCTATGTTGAGGACAGATAATATTGATGTAACGTTTACTTTTGAAGCCATTGAGCAATTAGCCGATATCGCTTATCGTGTAAACCATGAAACCGACAATATTGGTGCGCGTCGTTTGCACACTATTTTAGAAAAATTATTAGAAGACCTATTGTTTGAAGCACCAGATATGCAAATGGGCGAAATCACCATTACTAAAAATTATGTCACTGAAAAAATTGAGCATATTGTGGAAGACAAGGATTTAAGCCGGTACATTCTATAA
- the xerC gene encoding tyrosine recombinase XerC, with amino-acid sequence MNNHELKTTFLQYLITERHYSELTKKAYEEDILDFSNFLLETGDAAYEAVTLQDVRIFLGELTERELSRNTISRKISSLRAFYQFLLKNHVVAENPFSYIHLKKKTLRLPRFFYEKEMEALFQTVKGDKPLDFRNEALLEVLYGTGIRVSECRGISIKDIDFDLSVVLIHGKGNKERYVPFGHYASVAIEEYLEKCRSVLMAKYHKEHDYLFVNHYGDQISVSGIEYVLNQIIKKSSLTADIHPHMLRHTFATHLLNNGADMRTVQELLGHASLSSTQIYAHVTKEHLQKNYRQFHPRA; translated from the coding sequence TTGAATAATCATGAATTGAAAACAACTTTTTTACAATACTTGATCACTGAACGTCACTACTCTGAACTTACCAAAAAAGCTTATGAAGAAGATATTCTTGATTTTTCGAATTTTTTGCTTGAAACGGGCGATGCAGCATATGAAGCCGTGACCTTGCAAGATGTTCGGATTTTTTTAGGCGAACTAACAGAACGCGAGCTAAGCCGCAATACAATTTCAAGAAAGATATCGAGTTTAAGAGCTTTCTATCAATTTCTTTTAAAAAACCATGTGGTTGCAGAAAATCCGTTTTCTTATATACATTTAAAAAAGAAAACGCTTCGTTTACCGCGTTTTTTTTATGAGAAAGAAATGGAAGCTCTATTTCAAACCGTTAAAGGCGATAAACCGCTCGATTTTCGGAATGAAGCTCTTTTAGAAGTTCTATATGGTACAGGGATACGGGTCAGCGAATGCAGAGGGATCAGCATAAAAGATATCGATTTTGATTTAAGCGTTGTTTTGATTCATGGGAAAGGCAATAAAGAACGTTATGTGCCGTTTGGACACTACGCAAGTGTGGCGATCGAAGAATACCTGGAAAAATGTCGGAGTGTATTAATGGCTAAATACCATAAAGAACATGATTATCTGTTTGTGAATCATTATGGCGATCAGATATCTGTATCCGGTATTGAATACGTCTTAAATCAAATCATAAAAAAAAGTAGTTTGACAGCAGATATTCATCCTCATATGTTGAGGCATACATTTGCTACACATTTATTAAACAATGGAGCAGATATGCGAACTGTCCAAGAGTTATTAGGACACGCCAGCTTATCGTCTACGCAAATTTATGCCCATGTTACCAAAGAACATTTACAAAAAAATTACCGTCAATTTCATCCTAGAGCCTGA
- the lepB gene encoding signal peptidase I produces the protein MEKKTWRNQVWDWVKPFLLALVLTAFFRNFIFLPMTIEGSSMIPTFQQSDQIIVETIYHINRFDLIVFKDASNRTLVKRVIGLPNETLRYEDDQLYIDDRPIEEPFLENDFVNHAGGTWTSDFTLEELTGQKTVPEDEYFVLGDNRRSSNDSRYFGSIPSSAIIGETTMIYFPFQRLSIVQ, from the coding sequence ATGGAAAAAAAAACTTGGAGGAATCAAGTATGGGATTGGGTCAAACCATTTTTATTAGCGCTGGTCCTGACAGCTTTTTTTCGAAACTTCATTTTTTTACCAATGACGATTGAAGGTTCTTCAATGATTCCAACGTTTCAACAAAGTGATCAGATTATCGTAGAAACAATTTATCATATTAATCGGTTTGATTTGATTGTCTTTAAAGATGCTTCCAACCGAACATTGGTCAAACGTGTCATTGGGTTGCCTAATGAGACATTGCGTTACGAAGACGATCAATTGTACATTGATGATCGTCCAATTGAAGAGCCTTTCCTGGAAAATGATTTCGTAAACCATGCTGGCGGAACCTGGACTTCTGATTTTACTTTAGAAGAACTGACGGGCCAAAAAACAGTGCCGGAAGACGAGTATTTTGTTTTAGGAGACAATCGGCGATCTAGTAATGATAGTCGTTATTTTGGGTCTATCCCATCATCTGCTATTATCGGTGAAACAACGATGATTTATTTTCCGTTCCAGCGTTTATCCATTGTTCAATAA
- the codY gene encoding GTP-sensing pleiotropic transcriptional regulator CodY, whose protein sequence is MSGLLQKMRKINNMLQKKGGVVSNGSIEEGNLPFTDMAVILGDVLNANTYLIDEAGNLLGYTEKHEINNERVKEMLDAKKFPLEYALSMLEIKETRTNIGIESDYTVFPIETRDLFTDGLTTVIPIYAAGERLGTLILARLAPQFDDDDLILGEHAATVVGIEIIYKKSTQIEEEARDSANVQIAIKTLSYSELKAVKAIFEELGGLEGRLTASNVADKIGITRSVIVNALRKLESGGIIESKSLGMKGTYIRIHNTKFIEALDKEWAY, encoded by the coding sequence ATGAGTGGTTTACTTCAAAAAATGCGTAAAATCAATAACATGCTTCAAAAAAAAGGCGGCGTAGTAAGCAACGGCTCGATAGAAGAAGGGAATTTGCCCTTTACTGATATGGCTGTTATCTTAGGAGACGTTTTAAATGCCAATACTTATTTGATCGATGAAGCCGGTAATCTACTCGGCTATACCGAAAAGCATGAAATCAACAACGAACGAGTCAAAGAAATGCTGGATGCTAAGAAGTTTCCGCTTGAGTATGCTTTAAGCATGCTCGAAATTAAGGAAACACGTACCAATATTGGTATTGAAAGCGACTATACAGTCTTTCCTATTGAAACGCGCGATTTGTTTACAGATGGGTTAACCACTGTTATTCCTATCTATGCAGCTGGTGAACGATTAGGGACGTTGATTTTAGCCCGCTTAGCTCCTCAATTTGATGATGATGATCTGATATTAGGAGAACATGCAGCGACGGTTGTGGGGATTGAAATTATCTATAAGAAATCTACTCAAATCGAAGAAGAAGCTAGAGATTCGGCTAATGTCCAAATTGCCATTAAAACATTGTCTTATAGTGAATTGAAGGCTGTCAAAGCTATTTTTGAAGAATTGGGCGGCTTAGAAGGACGGCTGACTGCTTCGAATGTAGCGGATAAGATCGGAATCACACGTTCGGTGATTGTTAATGCCTTAAGAAAATTAGAATCTGGCGGCATCATCGAATCTAAATCACTTGGAATGAAAGGGACGTATATTCGTATCCATAATACCAAGTTTATCGAGGCTTTAGATAAAGAATGGGCTTACTGA
- a CDS encoding ribonuclease HII, giving the protein MEKPLSIMAVKELLTTIEHPSDERLLALKADTRKGVGTALKAWEKRLEKKQLLEENYQKMLQIEKHLWANGIQFVAGIDEVGRGPLAGPVVTAAVILPQDFHVLEINDSKQLSSEKRDQLFDEIQAKALAIGIGVKEHSVIDEVNIYQATKLAMLEAIQKLPIAPEHLLIDAMQLPTSIPQESLIKGDAKSLSIAAASIVAKVTRDRMMAEYDRLYPGYGFAQNAGYGTKVHLEGLETLGVCPIHRHSFAPVRNRLQLY; this is encoded by the coding sequence ATGGAAAAGCCACTGTCCATTATGGCGGTCAAAGAGTTGTTGACAACGATTGAGCATCCTTCTGATGAACGCCTTTTAGCGCTCAAAGCAGATACCCGAAAAGGTGTGGGCACAGCTTTGAAAGCCTGGGAAAAAAGACTTGAAAAAAAACAATTATTAGAAGAAAATTATCAAAAAATGCTGCAAATTGAAAAACACCTTTGGGCTAATGGCATCCAGTTTGTCGCAGGAATCGATGAAGTCGGCCGTGGTCCGTTAGCTGGACCAGTTGTTACGGCAGCAGTGATTTTGCCTCAGGATTTTCATGTTTTAGAGATCAATGATTCAAAACAGCTGTCCAGCGAGAAACGCGATCAATTATTTGATGAAATTCAAGCCAAAGCTTTAGCCATCGGTATAGGGGTGAAAGAGCATTCGGTTATTGACGAGGTCAATATTTACCAAGCAACTAAATTAGCCATGCTTGAAGCTATTCAAAAATTGCCGATTGCTCCAGAGCATTTGCTGATTGACGCTATGCAGTTGCCAACTTCGATTCCTCAAGAAAGTCTCATCAAGGGAGATGCGAAAAGTTTATCGATTGCCGCAGCAAGTATCGTTGCAAAAGTGACGCGTGATCGGATGATGGCGGAGTATGATCGCCTTTATCCAGGATACGGGTTTGCTCAAAATGCAGGTTATGGCACAAAAGTGCATTTAGAAGGCTTGGAGACGTTAGGCGTTTGTCCGATTCATCGCCATTCTTTTGCACCTGTCCGAAATAGATTACAACTTTATTAA
- the lepB gene encoding signal peptidase I: MNKTTYSDGRDAQEEQFEPRRLKYNLGKKPKNKKRKTWLEEAFSTLLYVVIAVIIFLLIRHFLFVPVSVDGESMYPTLHDQDRLILNKIEETERFDLIVFPAPDDPEKQYIKRVIGMPGDEIMVMDETLYVNGEAVAEPYLEESKSELAPGESFTENFTLASVTGMEKVPENSYFVLGDNRTNSKDSRSFGFIDKETVSGTTDIRIWPLKDFGMIKE; the protein is encoded by the coding sequence ATGAATAAAACAACTTATTCGGATGGTCGAGATGCTCAAGAAGAGCAGTTTGAGCCTAGACGTTTAAAGTACAATTTGGGTAAGAAACCTAAAAACAAAAAGAGGAAAACTTGGTTGGAAGAGGCCTTCAGTACTTTATTATATGTCGTTATAGCAGTCATTATCTTTTTATTGATTCGTCATTTTTTATTTGTTCCGGTTAGTGTCGACGGAGAATCAATGTACCCGACCCTTCACGACCAAGATCGTTTGATTTTAAATAAAATTGAAGAGACTGAACGGTTTGATTTAATTGTTTTTCCTGCTCCAGATGATCCGGAAAAGCAATACATTAAGCGTGTCATCGGGATGCCAGGTGATGAAATCATGGTAATGGACGAGACGTTGTACGTGAATGGAGAAGCCGTAGCAGAACCTTACCTAGAGGAATCAAAATCAGAATTAGCTCCAGGCGAATCATTTACCGAAAACTTTACGTTGGCTTCGGTGACTGGGATGGAAAAAGTTCCGGAAAATTCTTATTTTGTATTGGGAGATAACCGAACGAACTCTAAAGACAGTCGTTCTTTTGGATTTATCGATAAAGAAACGGTTTCTGGCACTACAGATATCCGAATTTGGCCTTTAAAAGACTTTGGTATGATCAAAGAGTAA
- the dprA gene encoding DNA-processing protein DprA, which yields MDKQLLNQRIFHLSHCGGIGPASKLRMISALLDNPYSSAYELSVNVKLTPAHTKTFLNSYAAVQLELLFQRYQTKNIRWLTILDDQYPEYLRQIYNPPVLLFYQGDLSLLEQRLLAVVGSRKSSAYGENVLNRLLPELVKNDIVMVSGLAKGIDCAVHQKTMREKGKTVAVVGTGLDRVYPYEHKALQEKIGQEHLLLSEYPLGAKPLRHHFPMRNRIIAGLSLGTLVIEAKYRSGSLITANLALQEGREVFAVPGDITNPGVEGTNDLILHGAKCVLSAAHILEEITF from the coding sequence ATGGACAAACAATTACTAAATCAAAGGATTTTTCATTTATCGCATTGTGGCGGTATCGGACCTGCCAGTAAACTACGTATGATTTCTGCCTTACTAGATAACCCTTACTCATCTGCTTATGAGTTGTCCGTAAATGTAAAATTAACTCCAGCACACACAAAAACTTTTTTAAACAGCTATGCTGCCGTTCAACTAGAGTTGCTTTTTCAACGCTATCAAACAAAAAATATCCGTTGGCTAACGATTTTAGATGATCAGTACCCTGAATATTTAAGACAAATCTATAATCCACCCGTCTTGCTGTTTTATCAAGGCGATCTATCTTTATTAGAGCAGCGGTTATTAGCTGTTGTAGGGTCCAGAAAGAGTAGCGCTTATGGTGAAAATGTCTTAAACCGACTGCTGCCGGAGTTGGTTAAAAATGATATCGTGATGGTTAGTGGACTAGCCAAGGGAATCGATTGTGCTGTTCATCAAAAAACAATGCGCGAAAAAGGAAAAACGGTTGCTGTTGTTGGAACGGGTTTGGATCGTGTTTACCCTTATGAGCACAAAGCACTGCAAGAAAAAATCGGTCAAGAGCATTTATTGCTTTCAGAATATCCTTTAGGTGCCAAACCATTACGCCATCATTTTCCGATGAGAAATCGAATCATTGCCGGCTTGTCTTTAGGGACGTTAGTAATAGAAGCAAAATACCGTAGCGGAAGTTTAATTACAGCTAATCTAGCGTTACAAGAAGGAAGAGAAGTTTTTGCTGTACCTGGAGACATCACCAATCCTGGTGTTGAAGGAACAAATGATTTGATTTTGCATGGGGCTAAGTGTGTCTTATCGGCTGCTCATATCTTAGAAGAAATAACGTTTTGA